One stretch of Glycine soja cultivar W05 chromosome 7, ASM419377v2, whole genome shotgun sequence DNA includes these proteins:
- the LOC114418055 gene encoding V-type proton ATPase subunit D-like, with protein MSGQTQRLNVVPTVTMLGVVKARLVGATRGHALLKKKSDALTVQFRQILKKIVSTKESMGDIMKTSSFALTEAKYVAGDNIKHVVLENVKEASLRVRSRQENVAGVKLPKFDYTANADATKNDLTGLARGGQQVQQCRAAYIKAIEVLVELASLQTSFLTLDEAIKTTNRRVNALENVVKPRLENTISYIKGELDELEREDFFRLKKIQGYKKREIERQMLQQNNSKLDTNLPLRKGLSYNSAHNLLSVGDKDEDIIF; from the coding sequence aTGTCGGGGCAAACGCAGCGTCTGAACGTGGTCCCCACCGTGACGATGCTGGGAGTGGTGAAGGCCCGATTGGTCGGCGCCACGCGCGGCCACGCGCTCCTGAAGAAGAAGAGCGACGCGCTCACGGTGCAGTTCCGCCAGATCCTGAAGAAGATCGtctccacaaaagaatccatGGGCGACATCATGAAAACGTCGTCGTTCGCGCTTACCGAGGCCAAGTACGTCGCCGGCGACAACATCAAGCACGTCGTCCTcgagaatgtgaaagaggcctCCCTCCGCGTCCGCTCGCGCCAGGAGAATGTCGCCGGCGTGAAGCTCCCGAAGTTCGACTACACCGCCAACGCCGACGCCACGAAAAACGACCTCACCGGACTCGCACGCGGAGGGCAGCAGGTGCAGCAGTGCCGCGCCGCGTACATAAAGGCCATCGAGGTGCTCGTCGAACTTGCGTCCCTTCAAACATCGTTTCTGACTCTGGATGAGGCCATCAAGACCACGAATCGTAGGGTTAACGCTCTGGAAAACGTGGTGAAGCCGCGGTTGGAGAACACGATTAGTTACATCAAGGGAGAGCTGGACGAGCTGGAGAGGGAGGATTTCTTCAGGCTGAAGAAGATTCAGGGGTATAAGAAGAGGGAGATTGAGAGGCAGATGCTGCAGCAGAACAACTCCAAGCTTGACACTAATCTCCCTTTGCGCAAAGGTCTTTCCTACAATTCTGCTCACAACTTGTTGTCTGTGGGTGACAAAGATGAGGATATCATTTTCTGA
- the LOC114418056 gene encoding CBL-interacting serine/threonine-protein kinase 25-like, whose amino-acid sequence MDPQNQHPPNPRSIIFNKYEMGRVLGQGNFAKVYHARNLNTNESVAIKVIKKEKLKKERLVKQIKREVSVMRLVRHPHIVELKEVMATKGKIFLVMEYVKGGELFAKVNKGKLTEDLARKYFQQLISAVDFCHSRGVTHRDLKPENLLLDQNEDLKVSDFGLSTLPEQRRADGMLVTPCGTPAYVAPEVLKKKGYDGSKADLWSCGVILFALLCGYLPFQGENVMRIYRKAFRAEYEFPEWISPQAKNLISNLLVADPGKRYSIPDIMRDPWFQVGFMRPIAFSIKESYVEDNIDFDDVENNQEEEVTMRKPARPFYNAFEIISSLSHGFDLRSLFETRKRSPSMFICKFSASAVLAKVEAVAKKLNFRVTGKKEFVVRMQGTEEGRKGKLAMTVEVFEVAPEVAVAEFTKSAGDTLEYVKFCEEQVRPSLKDIVWSWQGD is encoded by the coding sequence ATGGATCCACAAAACCAACACCCCCCTAACCCGAGAAGCATTATCTTCAACAAGTACGAGATGGGGCGGGTCCTGGGGCAAGGAAACTTCGCCAAAGTCTACCACGCCCGAAACCTCAACACCAACGAGAGCGTCGCCATCAAAGTCATCAAGAAAGAGAAGCTCAAGAAAGAGCGACTCGTGAAGCAGATCAAGCGCGAGGTGTCGGTGATGAGACTCGTCCGCCATCCCCACATCGTTGAACTCAAGGAAGTCATGGCCACAAAGGGAAAAATCTTCCTCGTCATGGAATACGTTAAAGGCGGTGAACTCTTCGCCAAAGTCAACAAAGGAAAACTCACCGAAGATCTCGCCAGAAAGTACTTCCAACAACTCATCAGCGCCGTCGACTTCTGTCACAGCCGCGGCGTCACCCACCGCGACCTCAAGCCGGAGAATCTCCTCTTAGACCAAAACGAAGACCTCAAAGTCTCCGACTTCGGACTCTCCACGCTGCCGGAGCAGCGCCGCGCCGACGGCATGCTCGTAACCCCGTGTGGGACCCCTGCTTACGTTGCACCCGAGGTCTTAAAGAAAAAAGGTTACGACGGTTCAAAGGCCGATTTATGGTCCTGTGGGGTAATCCTCTTCGCTTTGCTTTGTGGCTATTTACCCTTCCAAGGTGAGAACGTTATGAGAATTTACCGAAAGGCTTTCAGAGCTGAATATGAATTCCCAGAATGGATTTCTCCGCAGGCCAAGAATCTTATTTCGAATCTCCTCGTTGCTGATCCTGGCAAGAGGTATTCCATTCCTGATATAATGAGGGATCCTTGGTTTCAAGTTGGGTTCATGAGGCCAATCGCGTTTTCTATTAAGGAGTCTTACGTTGAAGACAACATTGATTTCGACGATGTGGAGAACAACCAGGAGGAGGAGGTTACAATGAGGAAACCTGCCAGGCCGTTTTACAACGCGTTCGAGATAATATCGTCCTTGTCGCACGGCTTTGATCTTAGGAGTTTGTTTGAGACGAGGAAGCGGTCGCCGTCGATGTTCATATGCAAGTTTTCGGCTTCGGCGGTGTTGGCGAAGGTGGAGGCGGTGGCGAAGAAGCTGAACTTTAGGGTGACGGGGAAGAAGGAGTTTGTGGTGAGGATGCAGGGGACGGAGGAGGGGAGGAAGGGGAAGCTGGCGATGACGGTGGAGGTTTTCGAGGTGGCGCCGGAGGTGGCGGTGGCGGAGTTTACTAAGTCTGCCGGAGATACGTTGGAGTATGTTAAGTTCTGTGAGGAGCAAGTGAGGCCTTCCCTCAAAGACATTGTTTGGAGCTGGCAGGGTGATTGA